One genomic window of Acidovorax radicis includes the following:
- the xylF gene encoding D-xylose ABC transporter substrate-binding protein: MQLKTTLTALTLGLAAAGAFAQTVGVSWSNFQEERWKTDEAAIKAQLEKSGAKYISADAGGSPEKQLGDIDSLIAKGAKSLIILAMDKDAILPAINKANQQKIPVVAYDRLIEAPGVFYITFDNVEVGRMQARAILAAKPKGNYVMIKGSPTDPNANFLRAGQQEVLEVALTKGEIKIVGEEYTEGWKPEVAQKNMEQILTKTGGKVDAVVASNDGTAGGVVAALNGKGIKGVPVSGQDGDHAALNRVAQGTQTVSVWKDARELGRDAAAAAVALAHGKKVDGATNWNGGEKKMVMQAQFLKPLPISSANLDVVVKAGWIKKDDLCKGVNAATGPAACK; this comes from the coding sequence ATGCAACTGAAGACAACACTGACCGCTTTGACGCTAGGCCTCGCCGCTGCGGGCGCTTTTGCTCAGACGGTGGGCGTGAGCTGGTCCAACTTCCAGGAAGAGCGCTGGAAGACGGACGAAGCCGCCATCAAGGCGCAGTTGGAAAAGTCGGGTGCCAAGTACATCAGTGCCGATGCTGGCGGCTCGCCCGAGAAGCAGTTGGGGGACATCGACAGCCTGATCGCCAAAGGCGCCAAGTCGCTGATCATTCTGGCCATGGACAAGGACGCCATCCTGCCCGCCATCAACAAAGCCAACCAGCAAAAGATCCCTGTGGTGGCCTACGACCGCCTGATCGAAGCCCCTGGCGTGTTCTACATCACGTTTGACAATGTGGAAGTGGGGCGCATGCAGGCCCGCGCCATCCTGGCTGCCAAGCCCAAGGGCAACTACGTGATGATCAAAGGCTCCCCCACCGACCCGAACGCCAATTTTCTGCGCGCCGGTCAGCAAGAGGTCCTTGAAGTCGCTTTGACAAAAGGGGAGATCAAGATCGTTGGCGAGGAATACACCGAGGGCTGGAAGCCCGAAGTGGCGCAGAAGAACATGGAGCAAATTCTGACCAAAACCGGCGGCAAGGTGGACGCCGTGGTGGCCTCCAACGACGGCACGGCGGGCGGGGTGGTGGCCGCGCTCAACGGCAAAGGCATCAAGGGCGTGCCGGTGTCTGGCCAGGACGGGGACCATGCCGCGTTGAACCGCGTCGCGCAAGGCACCCAGACCGTGTCTGTCTGGAAGGACGCTCGTGAACTGGGGCGTGATGCCGCTGCCGCTGCCGTGGCCCTGGCCCATGGCAAGAAGGTGGATGGCGCCACGAACTGGAACGGTGGCGAAAAGAAGATGGTCATGCAGGCCCAGTTCCTCAAGCCCCTGCCTATTTCGTCGGCCAATCTGGACGTGGTGGTGAAAGCGGGCTGGATCAAGAAAGACGACCTGTGCAAAGGTGTGAACGCCGCTACCGGCCCCGCAGCCTGCAAATAA
- the xylB gene encoding xylulokinase: MYLGVDIGTSEVKALLLDNRHQVIGSAGAALQVSRPHPGHSEQAPADWWHATQQALAQLRQDFPAAFAQVQGIGLSGQMHGAVLLDAHDQVLRPAILWNDTRSALECTEMMAECPELPTLAGSLAMPGFTAPKLRWVARHEPGVFQRVAKVLLPKDYVRLMLTGDYVSDLSDASGTLWLDVHRRAWSDKLLALSGLTSAQMPRLVEGSEAGGQLRAEVAHVLDLTPGIVVAGGAGDNAASAVGMGAVEAGQGFLSLGTSGVLFVVTPSYQPNAASATHAFCHALPHRWHQMSVMLSAASALQWVTGLLGQSSEGVLVAQAETLTLAQRAAAPLFLPYLGGERTPHNDAKVRGSFHGLGFDTDAARLGYSVMEGVTFGLKDGLAALNAAGSTVQQLSLVGGGSRSALWAQQLASALNVEVVTHGSSAVGGALGAARLAWLATGAPLSTVCRRPDVESTYRPAALEQDMLARRYTQFRALYPACSAFSA, encoded by the coding sequence ATGTATTTAGGCGTTGATATTGGCACCTCGGAAGTCAAGGCACTGCTGCTCGACAACCGCCACCAGGTGATTGGCTCGGCGGGCGCGGCGCTCCAGGTGTCTCGTCCCCACCCTGGCCACAGCGAGCAGGCACCGGCGGACTGGTGGCACGCCACCCAGCAGGCCCTGGCCCAGCTGCGCCAGGACTTCCCTGCAGCGTTCGCGCAGGTGCAGGGCATTGGGCTGTCTGGGCAAATGCATGGCGCCGTGCTGCTCGATGCGCACGACCAGGTGCTTCGCCCCGCCATTTTGTGGAACGACACGCGAAGCGCGTTGGAGTGCACCGAGATGATGGCCGAGTGCCCCGAGCTGCCCACCTTGGCCGGCAGTTTGGCGATGCCCGGCTTTACCGCGCCTAAGCTGCGCTGGGTCGCCCGCCATGAGCCGGGGGTGTTCCAGCGCGTGGCAAAGGTGCTGCTGCCCAAAGACTATGTGCGCCTGATGCTCACAGGCGACTACGTGAGTGATTTGTCCGATGCCAGCGGCACCCTCTGGCTGGACGTGCACCGGCGCGCCTGGTCGGACAAGCTGCTGGCCCTCTCGGGGCTCACCAGCGCCCAGATGCCGCGCCTGGTGGAGGGCAGCGAAGCCGGTGGGCAGCTGCGGGCCGAGGTGGCACATGTCCTGGATCTCACCCCTGGCATCGTGGTGGCTGGCGGCGCAGGCGACAACGCGGCCAGCGCCGTGGGCATGGGGGCCGTCGAGGCGGGGCAGGGGTTTTTGTCACTGGGTACCAGCGGCGTGCTGTTTGTGGTCACGCCCAGCTATCAACCCAACGCCGCCAGCGCCACCCATGCCTTTTGCCACGCACTGCCACACCGTTGGCACCAGATGAGTGTGATGTTGTCCGCCGCCAGCGCGCTGCAGTGGGTCACCGGCCTGCTGGGGCAGTCTTCCGAAGGCGTGTTGGTTGCGCAAGCAGAAACACTCACGCTGGCGCAGCGCGCCGCAGCGCCCCTTTTTCTGCCGTATCTGGGCGGCGAGCGCACCCCGCACAACGATGCCAAGGTGCGCGGCAGCTTTCATGGCCTGGGTTTTGACACCGACGCGGCGCGCCTGGGCTATTCGGTCATGGAGGGCGTGACCTTCGGCTTGAAAGATGGCCTGGCCGCGCTCAACGCCGCAGGCAGCACGGTGCAGCAACTGTCCCTGGTGGGCGGCGGCAGCCGCAGTGCGCTGTGGGCGCAGCAACTGGCGTCGGCCCTGAACGTTGAGGTGGTCACCCACGGCAGCTCTGCGGTGGGTGGGGCCCTGGGGGCCGCGCGCCTGGCGTGGCTGGCCACAGGGGCACCACTGTCCACGGTATGCCGTCGTCCAGACGTGGAATCCACTTACCGGCCCGCTGCGCTGGAGCAAGACATGCTGGCCCGCCGCTACACCCAGTTTCGGGCGCTTTACCCCGCGTGTTCTGCCTTCTCGGCGTGA
- a CDS encoding aldose 1-epimerase, translated as MTDTAHPIVWLHHAGQHLGLVPSLGAGVAAWQIDDPRAPQDAQARIDLWRPWDGQTPDLYQMASFAMVPWSNRISGGGFSQGGQFYPMRPNREGEPYPIHGDGWLQAWALAQPADDTLEMSLRSRCFDGSPYDYDCVQTFRLVDGGLDQRVQVRHHGAQPLPYGLGLHPWFPRTAATRITAPVQGVWLSGADPLPTEHTTRFPAGWDLNAGVAANGSLIDNAYTGWGGTACIEWPERGLQLTAHMPDFAQDGGEAQHYCLIYRPPQGPAFCFEPVSQPIDAFHQPGQPGLRVLARGESMALNVQWRFGPFGDGGAAMR; from the coding sequence ATGACCGACACCGCTCATCCCATCGTCTGGCTGCACCATGCCGGTCAACACCTGGGGCTGGTTCCCTCCCTCGGCGCAGGCGTTGCGGCCTGGCAGATCGATGACCCGCGCGCACCCCAAGACGCGCAGGCACGCATCGATCTGTGGCGGCCTTGGGACGGCCAGACGCCAGACCTCTACCAGATGGCGTCGTTTGCGATGGTGCCGTGGTCCAACCGCATCAGCGGCGGTGGTTTCTCGCAAGGGGGGCAGTTCTATCCCATGCGCCCCAATCGCGAGGGAGAGCCTTACCCCATTCATGGCGATGGCTGGTTGCAGGCATGGGCCCTCGCGCAGCCCGCCGATGACACGCTGGAGATGTCGCTGCGCTCGCGGTGCTTTGATGGCAGCCCCTACGACTACGACTGTGTGCAGACGTTTCGTCTGGTCGATGGCGGCCTGGACCAGCGCGTGCAGGTGCGCCACCACGGCGCTCAGCCGCTGCCATATGGGCTGGGGTTGCACCCCTGGTTTCCGCGCACGGCCGCCACGCGCATCACGGCGCCGGTGCAAGGTGTCTGGCTCAGCGGGGCGGACCCACTGCCCACCGAGCACACCACCCGGTTCCCCGCTGGCTGGGACCTGAACGCCGGGGTGGCCGCCAATGGCAGCCTGATTGACAACGCCTACACCGGCTGGGGGGGCACGGCGTGCATCGAGTGGCCCGAACGGGGCCTGCAGCTCACAGCCCACATGCCTGATTTTGCGCAGGACGGGGGCGAGGCCCAGCACTATTGCCTGATCTACCGGCCGCCCCAGGGCCCTGCGTTCTGCTTTGAGCCCGTGAGCCAGCCCATTGATGCGTTTCACCAACCCGGGCAACCCGGGTTGCGTGTGCTGGCACGGGGCGAAAGCATGGCGCTGAACGTGCAGTGGCGTTTTGGCCCCTTCGGCGATGGCGGCGCAGCCATGCGCTGA
- a CDS encoding ATP-binding cassette domain-containing protein codes for MSPANPTGSAPLVDLRHIGKAFGGVQAVDDVSLNLYPGEVVALLGHNGAGKSTLMKMLAGAYPIDSGEVAINGERATIRSPVDAQRCGIESIYQTLALADNLDAVANLFLGRELLTRWNTLDDHRMGADARKVFHRLNKNFKNVHTPVRRLSGGQRQVVAISRAIYFNARILIMDEPTAALGPEETAMVGALVRQLKAEGVGIFLITHDMPDVFGLSDRLAVMKNGRLVGTYRTSDVTEDEVLGMIIAGKKPDGKSQALTC; via the coding sequence ATGAGCCCCGCGAACCCAACGGGCAGCGCGCCACTGGTGGATCTGCGCCACATCGGCAAGGCGTTTGGCGGCGTGCAGGCCGTTGACGATGTGAGCCTGAACCTCTACCCCGGCGAAGTGGTCGCCCTGCTGGGCCACAACGGCGCTGGCAAATCGACCCTGATGAAAATGCTGGCCGGGGCCTACCCGATTGACAGCGGCGAGGTGGCCATCAACGGCGAGCGCGCCACCATTCGCTCGCCCGTGGACGCGCAACGCTGCGGCATTGAATCCATCTACCAGACGCTGGCGCTGGCCGACAACCTCGACGCCGTGGCCAACCTGTTTCTGGGGCGTGAGTTGCTCACCCGCTGGAACACGCTGGACGACCACCGCATGGGCGCCGATGCGCGCAAGGTCTTTCACCGGCTCAACAAAAACTTCAAAAACGTCCACACGCCGGTGCGCCGCCTCTCGGGTGGACAGCGGCAAGTGGTGGCGATTTCGCGGGCGATCTATTTCAACGCCCGCATTTTGATCATGGACGAGCCCACCGCAGCGCTGGGGCCAGAAGAAACAGCCATGGTGGGCGCGCTGGTGCGCCAGCTCAAGGCCGAAGGCGTGGGCATCTTTCTGATCACCCACGACATGCCCGACGTTTTTGGCTTGAGCGATCGCCTGGCAGTGATGAAAAACGGCCGCCTGGTGGGCACCTACCGCACGAGCGATGTCACCGAAGACGAGGTGCTGGGCATGATCATCGCGGGCAAAAAGCCCGATGGAAAATCGCAGGCACTGACCTGCTGA
- the xylA gene encoding xylose isomerase, with amino-acid sequence MTTYFADIAPIAYQGPNTDHPLAFKWYDKNRTVLGKPMAEHLRFASCYWHSFCWNGLDAFGGDTFQRPWHSMADPMAAAKAKADAAFEFFAKLGAPYYCFHDRDVAPEGATPRDSVNHLHEMVDVLGAKQEATGMKLLWGTANLFSHRRFMAGASTNPNPDIFALSALQVKEAMDATLKLGGENYVLWGGREGYETLLNTRIGQELDQMGRFLNMVVEYKHKIGFKGTILLEPKPREPSKHQYDFDTATVYGFLCRYGLEKEVKVNIEANHATLSGHSFEHEIATAIDLGIFGSIDMNRGDMQCGWDTDQFPNNIPETALAMYLILKGGGLASGGLNFDSKVRRQSIDPEDLFHGHIGGMDVCARALLIAEKMILNDELEHLKAARYAGWTSAFGQDLMDGKMTLDAVAAHVLAHNTDSQPASGRQERLESLLNSYVY; translated from the coding sequence ATGACCACTTACTTTGCCGATATCGCGCCCATCGCCTACCAAGGGCCCAACACAGACCACCCACTTGCCTTCAAGTGGTATGACAAGAACCGCACGGTCCTTGGCAAGCCCATGGCGGAGCACCTGCGCTTTGCGTCCTGCTACTGGCACAGCTTCTGCTGGAACGGCCTGGATGCTTTCGGGGGCGACACGTTTCAGCGCCCCTGGCACAGCATGGCCGACCCCATGGCCGCAGCCAAAGCCAAGGCCGACGCAGCCTTTGAGTTTTTTGCCAAACTGGGCGCGCCTTACTACTGCTTTCATGACCGCGATGTCGCCCCCGAAGGCGCCACCCCGCGCGACAGCGTGAACCATCTGCACGAGATGGTGGATGTGTTGGGTGCCAAGCAAGAGGCCACCGGCATGAAGCTGTTGTGGGGCACGGCCAACCTGTTCAGCCATCGCCGCTTCATGGCGGGCGCATCCACCAATCCCAATCCTGACATCTTCGCGCTCAGCGCCTTGCAGGTGAAAGAGGCGATGGACGCCACGCTCAAGCTCGGTGGCGAAAACTATGTGTTGTGGGGCGGGCGCGAAGGTTATGAAACCCTGCTCAACACACGCATAGGCCAAGAGCTGGACCAGATGGGCCGCTTTCTCAACATGGTGGTGGAATACAAGCACAAGATCGGCTTCAAGGGCACCATCTTGCTCGAACCCAAGCCGCGCGAGCCATCCAAACACCAGTACGACTTTGACACCGCCACGGTGTACGGCTTTCTGTGCCGCTATGGGCTGGAGAAAGAAGTCAAGGTCAACATCGAAGCCAACCATGCCACGCTGTCGGGCCACAGCTTTGAACACGAAATCGCCACCGCCATTGATCTGGGCATTTTTGGCTCGATCGACATGAACCGGGGCGACATGCAATGCGGCTGGGACACCGACCAGTTCCCCAACAACATCCCCGAGACCGCGCTGGCGATGTACCTGATCCTCAAAGGTGGCGGCCTTGCCTCGGGCGGGCTGAACTTTGATTCGAAGGTCCGCCGCCAGTCCATTGACCCTGAAGACCTGTTCCACGGGCACATCGGCGGCATGGATGTCTGCGCGCGTGCGCTGCTGATTGCTGAGAAGATGATCCTGAACGACGAGCTGGAGCACTTGAAAGCCGCGCGGTATGCCGGTTGGACCAGCGCCTTCGGGCAGGACCTGATGGACGGAAAGATGACACTCGATGCGGTGGCCGCCCATGTGTTGGCCCACAACACCGACTCCCAGCCCGCCTCGGGCCGCCAGGAGCGGCTGGAAAGCCTGTTGAACAGTTACGTCTATTGA
- a CDS encoding sugar ABC transporter permease: protein MNSLKQAAVDWRLVMMSLVLAAIAIVFNCLSGGLFLSPENLYNIAQQTAVVGIVATVVVLVIVARHIDLSVGSVMGFVGVLIATLMYSRGWHWVEASLAGLAVAIAVSLYQGALTSLMGVPSFVVTLGGLMSFRGAAFLVADGKTQPVTDEFFQRLGGGFAGAIGVVPSWTLAAVVVVVLVWLAVARRRAKASYGVPNNPLWLDAVMVLVPALIVLAFVNAMNSYQIGSKEAPQGIPIPVLIWAAVAMALSFIVHRTRFGRYVFAMGGNPEAAALVGIPVRRVTLMLFMLMGVLITIAAVVSIARLNAGTNSLGTSMELYVIAAAVIGGAALSGGSGSIMGSVFGALIMQSIDSGMLLLDVSIGMRYVIIGQVLIAAVVFDVMYRKVTGDTV, encoded by the coding sequence ATGAATTCGCTTAAACAGGCGGCCGTTGACTGGCGCCTGGTGATGATGAGCCTGGTGCTGGCCGCCATTGCCATCGTCTTCAACTGTCTCTCGGGCGGTCTGTTTTTGAGCCCCGAGAACCTCTACAACATCGCCCAGCAAACGGCCGTGGTCGGTATCGTCGCCACCGTGGTGGTGCTGGTGATCGTGGCGCGCCATATTGACTTGTCGGTGGGCTCCGTCATGGGTTTTGTGGGCGTGCTGATTGCCACGCTCATGTACAGCCGAGGCTGGCACTGGGTCGAGGCGTCGCTGGCCGGGCTGGCCGTTGCCATCGCCGTGTCGCTGTACCAAGGCGCGTTGACCTCGCTGATGGGGGTGCCGTCGTTTGTGGTCACGCTGGGCGGCCTCATGTCGTTTCGCGGCGCCGCATTTTTGGTGGCAGACGGCAAGACCCAACCCGTCACCGATGAATTTTTCCAACGCCTGGGCGGCGGTTTTGCGGGTGCCATTGGCGTTGTTCCCAGCTGGACGCTGGCTGCTGTGGTGGTGGTGGTGCTGGTCTGGCTGGCCGTGGCCAGGCGCCGCGCCAAGGCGTCGTACGGGGTGCCCAACAACCCCTTGTGGCTGGACGCCGTCATGGTGTTGGTGCCAGCCCTGATCGTGCTGGCCTTTGTCAACGCCATGAACAGCTACCAGATTGGCAGCAAAGAGGCGCCCCAGGGCATTCCGATTCCGGTGCTGATCTGGGCCGCTGTGGCGATGGCGCTGTCTTTCATCGTGCACCGCACGCGCTTTGGCCGCTACGTGTTTGCCATGGGCGGCAACCCCGAGGCTGCGGCCCTGGTGGGGATCCCGGTGCGCCGGGTCACGCTGATGCTGTTCATGCTGATGGGTGTTCTCATCACCATTGCCGCCGTGGTCTCCATTGCCCGGTTGAACGCAGGCACCAACTCGCTGGGCACCAGCATGGAGCTGTATGTGATTGCCGCTGCCGTCATTGGTGGCGCTGCGCTCTCGGGTGGCAGTGGCTCCATCATGGGCTCTGTGTTTGGCGCACTGATCATGCAGTCGATTGACAGCGGCATGCTGCTGCTGGACGTGTCGATTGGCATGCGCTACGTGATCATTGGGCAGGTGCTGATTGCGGCCGTGGTGTTTGACGTGATGTACCGCAAAGTGACGGGAGACACCGTATGA
- a CDS encoding ROK family transcriptional regulator produces the protein MKTTGDQQLVKRINRSVLLRLVRAHSGLSRAQLAQASGLTKSTVSLLVRELIDEGWLSETGVTPASGQGRPSTPLHIDGTTRGLIGVEVAVEALRVVGISLTGEVLWSVEEPLADTAPERVCKQAAQLVSLACMQFIKRELRLTGIGIGLPGAFDDATGVVRFAPNLGWRNVNFVPLITQALSDAGAPDVPVHVQNEADTAALSEYEFSPGDAKDSLIFVSCGAGVGAGIVLNDRLFTGAQGMAGEIGHSILQVDGALCSCGRHGCAETFFGARALARLPEPAHGGRYLGVVLQNLWTTFNPNVLVVGGPSCVRYPAIVEVAQSSLQAYANSAGMAAPTLRAARFGLLASAVGAAALVLHHELRPMHNRSPSPVMSPQGATDDL, from the coding sequence ATGAAAACCACCGGCGACCAACAACTTGTCAAACGCATCAACCGCAGCGTGTTGCTGCGCCTGGTTCGCGCCCACAGTGGCTTGTCGCGCGCCCAGTTGGCGCAGGCCAGTGGGTTGACGAAATCCACCGTGAGTTTGTTGGTGCGCGAGCTGATAGACGAAGGCTGGCTGTCAGAGACGGGCGTGACGCCCGCCAGTGGCCAGGGCCGGCCGTCCACCCCGCTGCACATCGACGGCACCACCCGGGGGCTGATTGGTGTGGAGGTGGCGGTGGAAGCCCTGCGCGTGGTTGGCATCTCGCTGACTGGCGAGGTGTTGTGGTCGGTCGAAGAGCCTCTGGCCGACACCGCGCCCGAGCGTGTGTGCAAACAAGCCGCACAACTCGTATCGCTGGCATGCATGCAGTTCATCAAACGCGAGCTGCGGCTGACCGGCATCGGAATAGGCCTGCCGGGCGCCTTTGATGACGCAACCGGCGTGGTGCGTTTTGCCCCCAACCTGGGCTGGCGCAACGTGAACTTTGTTCCCTTGATCACCCAGGCCCTCAGCGATGCGGGTGCGCCCGATGTGCCGGTGCATGTGCAAAACGAAGCGGACACCGCCGCCCTGAGCGAGTATGAGTTTTCTCCCGGCGACGCCAAAGACTCCCTCATCTTCGTCAGCTGTGGTGCTGGTGTGGGTGCAGGCATTGTGTTGAACGACCGCCTGTTCACCGGCGCACAGGGCATGGCTGGCGAAATAGGGCACAGCATTTTGCAGGTCGATGGCGCGCTCTGCTCCTGCGGGCGACACGGATGCGCCGAAACCTTTTTTGGCGCGCGGGCCCTGGCCCGTTTGCCAGAGCCCGCGCACGGCGGGCGTTACCTGGGCGTGGTGCTGCAAAACCTGTGGACCACGTTCAACCCCAACGTTCTGGTGGTGGGTGGGCCTTCGTGTGTGCGTTACCCCGCGATCGTCGAGGTTGCTCAAAGCAGCCTGCAGGCCTACGCCAACAGTGCGGGCATGGCCGCACCGACTTTGCGTGCGGCCCGTTTCGGTTTGCTCGCCTCTGCCGTGGGCGCGGCTGCCCTGGTGCTGCACCACGAGCTGCGTCCCATGCACAACCGCTCGCCATCGCCGGTGATGTCTCCCCAGGGCGCGACCGACGACCTATGA
- a CDS encoding IS5 family transposase → MKQSSLGLSNTTKRTRKREFLDAMELVVPWAELVSLIEPYAPEIGRRGQQPFAVQTLLRIHFMQQWFKLSDPAMEEALHDVPAFRDFAGLSHWDEHIPSESSILRFRHLLERHKLADQILATVNALLQAKGLQLKAGTVVDATLIAAPTSTKNEGKARDPEMHQSKKGNEWYFGMKAHIGVDADSGLVHSVRGTSGNVNDVIEANSLLHGQETDAFGDAGYQGVDKRPDANKNVRWHVAMRPGLRRALDKNKPVDALIDQLERTKASIRAKVEHPFRVLKQQFGYVKVRYRGLMKNTAQIVTLFALGNLWMARHKLLACMGQVRVQGA, encoded by the coding sequence ATGAAGCAAAGCAGCCTGGGCCTGAGCAATACCACCAAGCGCACACGCAAGCGCGAGTTCCTTGATGCGATGGAGTTGGTGGTGCCCTGGGCCGAGTTGGTCTCGCTCATTGAGCCCTACGCCCCAGAGATCGGACGCCGGGGCCAGCAGCCCTTTGCGGTGCAGACCCTGCTGCGTATCCATTTCATGCAGCAGTGGTTCAAGCTTAGCGACCCAGCCATGGAAGAGGCACTGCACGACGTGCCAGCCTTTCGGGACTTTGCCGGCCTGTCTCACTGGGACGAACACATTCCCAGTGAATCGAGCATCCTGCGTTTTCGGCATCTGCTGGAGCGCCACAAACTGGCCGATCAGATCCTCGCTACGGTCAATGCCCTGCTGCAAGCCAAAGGGCTGCAACTCAAAGCAGGCACGGTGGTGGATGCCACGCTGATTGCGGCGCCGACGTCCACCAAGAATGAAGGCAAGGCACGAGACCCCGAGATGCATCAAAGCAAGAAGGGCAACGAGTGGTACTTTGGCATGAAGGCTCACATTGGCGTGGATGCGGATTCAGGCCTGGTGCACAGCGTGCGCGGCACCAGTGGCAATGTGAACGACGTGATAGAAGCCAACAGCCTGCTGCACGGGCAAGAAACGGATGCCTTTGGCGATGCGGGCTACCAAGGAGTGGACAAGCGGCCCGATGCCAACAAGAACGTGCGCTGGCATGTAGCCATGCGCCCGGGGTTGCGCCGGGCTTTGGACAAAAACAAGCCTGTGGATGCGCTGATCGACCAACTTGAACGCACCAAGGCCAGCATCCGGGCCAAGGTGGAGCACCCGTTCAGAGTGCTCAAGCAGCAGTTCGGGTACGTGAAGGTGCGCTACCGGGGGCTCATGAAGAACACGGCGCAGATCGTCACGCTGTTTGCGCTGGGCAATCTGTGGATGGCAAGGCACAAGTTGCTGGCCTGCATGGGGCAGGTGCGCGTGCAGGGGGCGTAA
- the yjjJ gene encoding type II toxin-antitoxin system HipA family toxin YjjJ, which yields MPSAAQTYASAIRPLLRPGPAKAQALAQALQVSQPTVSRALGALGDDVVPFGAARSIQYTLRDPLRTDLEATVYRVTPQGALETLGALVPVCPQGFVMVEAGGARLHSDGLPWWIFDMRPQGYLGRAYCQRHGQRLGLPERLGDWSDTHALRAILDQGDDMPGNLLIGPTARDQFVNAPDPVPIAAAQKLHSYAQLADLAARGEVAGSSAAGEQPKFTAYAEQADGTAAHVMVKFTAELDTPVSARWRDLLLAEHIALQVLQGHGVPAARSMTWTHGTQRFLEVQRFDRLGARGRRALHSFAALDAEFVGSGGNWPVIAKALWKEGVITPQAFDTACLLWAFGTLIGNTDMHSGNLSCLSEGRRPYELAPAYDMTPMAFAPTAGGGLPDRALELTVGEQVSAAAWKEALAMAQVFVRRVEGEDEFSSGFEACKAELVRHVTVAAERIGRLVL from the coding sequence ATGCCCTCAGCCGCCCAGACCTACGCCAGCGCCATCCGGCCCCTGCTGCGCCCCGGCCCCGCCAAGGCGCAGGCGCTGGCCCAGGCGCTCCAGGTCAGCCAGCCCACCGTCTCCAGAGCACTCGGCGCGCTGGGAGACGATGTGGTGCCTTTTGGCGCCGCCAGATCTATTCAATACACGCTCCGCGATCCCCTGCGCACCGATCTGGAGGCCACCGTGTACCGCGTCACCCCCCAGGGCGCGCTCGAAACCCTGGGCGCCCTGGTCCCGGTGTGCCCGCAGGGCTTTGTGATGGTCGAAGCGGGCGGGGCCCGGCTGCACAGCGACGGCCTGCCGTGGTGGATTTTTGACATGCGCCCACAGGGCTACCTGGGGCGCGCCTACTGCCAGCGGCACGGCCAGCGCCTGGGCCTGCCCGAGCGGCTGGGCGACTGGAGCGACACCCACGCGCTGCGCGCCATCCTGGACCAGGGCGACGACATGCCCGGCAACCTGCTCATCGGCCCCACCGCGCGCGACCAGTTCGTCAACGCGCCCGACCCCGTGCCGATTGCAGCCGCGCAAAAGCTGCACAGCTACGCCCAACTGGCCGACCTGGCGGCGCGCGGCGAAGTGGCGGGCTCGTCAGCCGCCGGAGAGCAGCCCAAGTTCACCGCCTACGCAGAGCAAGCCGATGGCACCGCCGCACATGTGATGGTCAAGTTCACCGCAGAACTCGACACCCCCGTGAGCGCCCGCTGGCGCGACCTGCTGCTGGCCGAACACATCGCCCTGCAGGTGCTGCAAGGCCATGGCGTGCCTGCCGCGCGGTCAATGACCTGGACGCACGGCACCCAACGGTTTTTGGAGGTGCAGCGGTTTGACCGGCTAGGCGCGCGCGGTCGCAGGGCGCTGCATTCCTTCGCCGCGCTGGATGCCGAGTTTGTGGGCAGCGGTGGCAACTGGCCGGTGATTGCCAAGGCGTTGTGGAAGGAGGGCGTTATCACCCCCCAGGCCTTTGACACGGCCTGCCTGCTGTGGGCGTTTGGCACCCTGATCGGCAACACCGACATGCACAGCGGCAATCTGTCGTGCTTGTCAGAGGGGCGCAGGCCCTACGAGCTGGCGCCTGCGTATGACATGACGCCCATGGCGTTTGCACCCACGGCGGGGGGAGGCTTGCCGGATCGGGCGCTAGAACTGACGGTGGGGGAACAGGTCAGTGCAGCGGCTTGGAAGGAGGCGCTTGCGATGGCGCAGGTGTTTGTTCGTCGGGTGGAGGGCGAGGATGAGTTCAGCTCAGGTTTCGAGGCATGCAAGGCTGAGTTGGTGCGACATGTGACGGTGGCTGCTGAGCGTATCGGGCGGCTCGTGCTTTGA